Proteins co-encoded in one Phoenix dactylifera cultivar Barhee BC4 unplaced genomic scaffold, palm_55x_up_171113_PBpolish2nd_filt_p 001097F, whole genome shotgun sequence genomic window:
- the LOC120107973 gene encoding uncharacterized protein LOC120107973, with product MRNRENEVLANIAARRRGARGRGVARQPAEQTPNPAATQADFAGASQVMTQLLQMQQQMQQQMQQQMQQQMQMQQQVQQQMQMQQQVQATVRPAQSIESYYERFRRLNPPMFDGGADPLIAETWIREVEKMFKALQYPEEVKVRLAISMLKGNAEFWWTAIEAALEGEDKLLTWEEFKKMFYEQYFPESVRISKKKEFLSLRQTDDMTVLEYANKFTKLGRFCPQMIEVERSKANRFEQGLRDDIRSRLSVLILTSYGEVLERALKVETDLKKSEKERGEQKRLEMSKNLRNRSRNFEGPPSKKKFKACDYCGKMHTGPCLKRMGACFICGQPGHIARDCPNKKKVESGPSRPADQKQKGAARVFALTRQDASASDSVVAGMIPINSVDASVLFDSGATHSFISSKFSASLHLMPDKLDEPLLVATPLKKTVVVDSVHKNCIV from the coding sequence ATGAGGAACAGAGAGAATGAAGTCTTGGCAAATATTGCAGCTCGGAGGAGAGGAGCAAGAGGGAGAGGAGTTGCCAGGCAGCCAGCCGAGCAAACTCCTAACCCAGCTGCCACCCAGGCCGATTTTGCAGGAGCAAGTCAGGTGATGACTCAGCTCCTTCAGATGCAGCAGCAAATGCAGCAACAGATGCAGCAGCAGATGCAACAACAGATGCAGATGCAGCAGCAGGTGCAGCAGCAGATGCAGATGCAGCAGCAGGTGCAGGCCACTGTCCGACCTGCACAGTCCATTGAGTCCTACTATGAGCGATTCCGTAGGCTCAACCCACCTATGTTTGACGGTGGAGCTGACCCTCTGATTGCTGAGACCTGGATTCGGGAGGTGGAGAAGATGTTCAAAGCCTTGCAATATCCTGAAGAAGTAAAGGTCAGATTGGCTATTTCTATGCTGAAGGGGAATGCAGAGTTCTGGTGGACGGCTATTGAAGCTGCACTCGAGGGTGAGGATAAGCTACTGACATGGGAGGAATTCAAGAAGATGTTTTATGAGCAGTATTTTCCTGAGTCAGTTAGaatatctaaaaaaaaagagtttttatcTCTGAGGCAGACAGATGATATGACTGTGCTAGAATATGCCAACAAATTTACTAAGCTGGGTCGGTTTTGTCCTCAAATGATAGAGGTTGAGAGAAGCAAGGCTAACAGATTTGAGCAGGGCTTGAGGGACGACATTCGATCCCGGTTGTCAGTTCTGATTCTCACCAGCTATGGAGAGGTCCTGGAGAGAGCATTGAAGGTAGAAACAGATCTGAAGAAATCAGAGAAGGAAAGAGGTGAACAGAAAAGGCTCGAGATGTCAAAAAATCTGAGGAACCGGTCAAGGAACTTTGAAGGCCCTCCTAGCAAGAAGAAATTTAAAGCTTGTGATTACTGTGGTAAAATGCATACTGGTCCTTGCTTGAAGAGGATGGGAGCTTGTTTTATATGTGGGCAGCCAGGACACATAGCCAGAGATTGCCCAAACAAAAAGAAGGTTGAATCTGGACCTTCTAGACCAGCTGATCAGAAGCAGAAAGGAGCTGCACGGGTGTTCGCACTGACACGACAGGATGCTAGTGCCAGTGACAGTGTTGTGGCAGGTATGATTCCCATCAACTCTGTTGATGCTTCAGTACTATTTGATTCTGGCGCTACACATTCCTTTATATCCTCCAAGTTCTCTGCATCCTTGCACCTTATGCCTGATAAGTTAGATGAGCCTTTACTTGTTGCTACTCCTCTTAAGAAGACAGTAGTGGTTGATTCTGTTCATAAAAACTGCATAGTTTAG
- the LOC103723360 gene encoding protein argonaute 2-like, producing MLKQLELFTSSHGAILLVAFCSGEIAKQFGLSVAKEMTQVSGRVLARPDLKLRDASGQISKFSIQNNDCQWNLLKNKLLEGQNLQNWGILDFSAQPSHYKQQRLNTGDFIHYIVKRCRNLGMQMNDQPLFVLDSRMAVLWDYDKLLGELNKAIHAAGAQQLQLLFCPMSDRHQGYKLLKLISETQLGLMTQCLLSHNANKMQDQYFANLALKMNGKLGGTNVELSDTLPLVKDSPFMFIGADVNHPSSGNTTSPSIAAVVANLDCPGISRYATRIRAQPHRTERIMELMELGEMCRELVEDYARVNGIKPQKIVYFRDGVSDGQFDMVLNEELRDLVAAIKSDGYSPTITVVVAKKRHRTRLFPKSEREPCTRNGNVPPGTVVDTAIIDPMAFDFYLISHNGILGTSKPTHYYGLQDDHGFMSDELQKLIYNLCFTFARCTKPVSLAPPVYYADLAAYRGRLYYESMLEASSSASSFPAPTSSGQGGFPKLHKKVEKRMFYL from the coding sequence TTTTGCAGTGGAGAAATCgcaaagcaatttggtttatCTGTTGCCAAGGAAATGACACAAGTGAGCGGCCGTGTCCTTGCTCGCCCTGATCTTAAACTCCGGGATGCCAGTGGCCAGATCTCCAAATTCAGCATCCAGAATAATGACTGCCAATGGAACCTTCTCAAGAACAAACTGCTAGAAGGCCAGAACCTACAAAATTGGGGAATTCTTGACTTCAGCGCACAACCATCACACTACAAGCAGCAAAGGCTCAACACCGGTGACTTCATCCATTACATCGTCAAACGATGCCGCAACCTTGGCATGCAGATGAACGACCAGCCTCTCTTCGTGCTCGACTCCAGAATGGCTGTTCTTTGGGACTATGATAAGCTTCTTGGAGAGCTTAACAAAGCAATTCATGCTGCTGGGGCACAGCAGTTGCAGCTTCTATTCTGCCCAATGTCAGACCGCCACCAGGGATACAAGTTACTCAAGCTGATCTCTGAGACACAGTTGGGGCTCATGACCCAGTGCCTCCTGAGCCACAACGCCAATAAAATGCAGGACCAGTACTTCGCCAACCTCGCTTTAAAGATGAATGGCAAGCTCGGTGGCACCAATGTGGAACTCTCCGATACCCTCCCACTAGTGAAAGACTCTCCCTTCATGTTTATTGGTGCTGATGTGAACCACCCCTCAAGCGGGAACACCACGAGCCCATCGATCGCAGCAGTTGTTGCCAACCTTGATTGCCCTGGGATAAGCCGCTATGCTACAAGGATCCGAGCTCAGCCCCACCGCACCGAGAGGATCATGGAGCTCATGGAGCTCGGCGAGATGTGTCGAGAGCTTGTTGAAGATTATGCTCGAGTCAATGGCATCAAGCCTCAGAAGATTGTATACTTTCGGGATGGTGTGAGCGATGGACAGTTTGATATGGTTCTCAATGAGGAGCTGAGAGATCTCGTGGCGGCGATTAAATCGGATGGCTACTCACCCACGATCACGGTGGTTGTCGCAAAGAAGAGGCACCGCACTCGCTTGTTTCCGAAGAGCGAACGTGAGCCATGCACTAGAAATGGCAATGTTCCTCCGGGCACTGTGGTTGACACAGCAATCATCGACCCAATGGCATTCGACTTCTATCTCATAAGCCATAATGGGATCCTGGGGACGAGCAAGCCGACACACTACTACGGGCTGCAGGATGACCATGGCTTCATGTCGGACGAGCTGCAGAAGCTTATATATAACCTATGCTTCACCTTTGCCCGGTGCACCAAGCCGGTCTCATTGGCACCACCGGTCTACTATGCCGATCTTGCTGCCTATCGCGGGCGTCTGTACTATGAGAGCATGCTGGAAGCATCATCATCTGCTTCATCCTTTCCTGCTCCCACTTCTTCAGGCCAAGGGGGTTTTCCCAAGCTGCATAAGAAAGTTGAGAAGAGGATGTTCTACCTTTGA